caaagaatgtagcccccacggattgagataagaacggtttaattgctaaggcataacacaaaccccctactgccattcactactacaaataataatgatacagcaaacagcaagtgaaaagaatacaacaccccaccagccaccgacccataactcactccaccctgcccggccgagcaccatgtgctccctcctccattttcctccacagcactaccctccagccttctctttcccagtatccctcctgggcatcacgtgctatggtatggaatacctcattggctagcctgggtcaggtgtcctgtctctccttcctcccggactcccctcccacctggctggaaaaaaaaaaccttgaacaaaaaacaccctcaaaacatgctcaaaccatgacacacacacacaaaaacaaccACCCACACAACCCTGACAACTGGGTCCAAAACTGCCACTGCAAGATAACTGCAGCAttagaagcagcacagcatgtATACATGTGTGTTGCCTCTTGCTTTAGGTTTTGACATAAAGAGTGACAGAAAGAACACCTGATGTGTTAGAATGGGACATAGTGTCCCTGCCAAGGGCCAGAGGTTTAAAAAGATAGGAGTTACTTACATAGTCAGGGAGGCAAATGTTACTAGGTCTGCACcttaaaaatacagagcaaagaAGTTTTACTCATCCATcataccttttattttccattatcaatatGTGTTCATCCTTAAGCAAGTGAGGTATAAGAACTGAGGAACATATCAGCTGCACTTTATAGATTAACAGCCACAAAAAGAGGAAGCAACTAAACGATCTCCAAATTTCACAAAACTAATTCTCACTGAGATAAGATTAATTGCAACAAGTGACACCACATCTGTAAAGTGCTAGTTTTGTTAGAAGTGGCTAAAGAAGCACAACTAAACAGATTTGGGTGTTCGGTGGCTAGATTGTTGATCTCCGGGTCCTTCATTTCAGGCTCTGTGTTTTTTGATGAAACTGATGAGCCCATTTGTTGAGCTATCATGAGATGTCACTGGAGCATCTGACTCCAGTTCAGGTTCAATTTTCTTGGCAAGTTGTTTTCCAAGCTCAACTCTGCATTTATAAAAGCAGGAGAAGAACAACATTAATGAAATAGCCTACAGTATTTACTGTAAGCCACTGACAATAAAAATAGGTGCCAGTAGAAAGTAACTTTACAGTGAAAACTGACACTAtgtcatcccccccccccaaaaaaataaacaaaaaaaaacaaaaaaaaaattgactgtCCTAGGTTCATCTGcaagttgtttttctccttcctagtagctggcacagggctgtgtttcagctttagtctgagaacaatgctgatagtGACAACTAGAACACTGGTGTgttaagtaatgcttaccccaatcaaggacttttcagtctcatgctctgccagtgaggggcacaggaagccaggaggaaggacagacaggacacctgatctAAAATAActaaaggggtattccataccacagcatgtcatgcccaagtatataaactgggggagcTACCCAGAAGCACCAGATCATTGCTCAGGTTAGTCTGGgaattggtcagcaggtggtgagcaactgctttgtgcatcacttgtttatTGTTGGTTTCCACCCCCCCTTCCCTTTGTAGTTTTTATGTTGTCTCcccttatttcccttattattaagtagtagttttgtattatactttagttattggactgttcttaacctgtgggatttacattctttcaattctcccctccatcccacctggagcaggtgggaagaaaagggggaagcaagaaagcagctgcatggttccgagtcaccagctgggcttaaaccacaagaCTGACAAAGTTATTATTTAACTGTGTGCCATTCATGAAGTGGAGTTCTCACAGCTGAACAGACAGCTCTCAAATTACAGGATGCCTGAAGAGAAAGTTTTGTTGCAAGAGTTAAGCAATCTTTTCCCCTTCAGTATTTGTTATGCAGCCTGCCCCAATGCACAATGCATCCAGCTTCCTATTATTCACTGTTGAACCTGTCATTACTCAGAACACTGATCTGCAATAGCAGGACAATAAACAACAGCCAAGTTGCAGGCCTGGAAGCCTTCCCCAACACTACAGCATGCTGTCCAACAGTTACAGCCACACAGGCTAAGGACCTAGAATATTCCAACAGACACAAGAAACTAAGCTGGTTTTACAACATCCCCCCATTCCATAGTTTTGGATGCCATTCTAGACTTTCATGTGTTACAGTAAAAACTGTACTTAGTCCTATCCCACTCCTGATCAGCATCAGCTATAGCTGTCTATAGACATCTTTTATTAGACATTATTTACAATTTCTACTGCAATGTTTTAAAGGATTTGCTGTGGAGTATACATCTAGAAACATACTGAAAGCAATCCTTCAGCCTTTAAAACAGCTTAAACTGCTATGCTAGGCCTGCAGAGCAAACTTGCTCTTCAAAATAACCCCTTATAACATAAAAGCACATTCCACCTGAAAAATCTTACTCATTTCCCAATCTCTCTCCTGCATAATTCTTTATGCAGTATGCTGTACAGTTAATATTGCTACAGATTGGTTTTAACCCAATTAGTTCCTGATTAGTCTTCTAATTTTAAGACTGACAAGCTCCTCataaagctgctgctcttcacatGGAACTCTACCATGAGCCTTGGTGCAGTCTTCATTAGACCTAGGGCTCCTGTACATGAAGATATCTGCCAAGAATAGTCTTGTATCTCCAGTATAGGAAAATTAAGAGGCAGTCAGCCTTTTGCTTAACAGATGTCATTCAAGCTGCCTACTAAGTGTTTCTAGAAGTAATTTTCTCCATtctataaaagaaattattttccctttctaactCTGAGAAAGTGTTCTACCTGCTATTTTACTCATTACTGTCTCttcatttgattaaaaatactATAAATGCAAAGGTCCTTAGCTAAAGTCATATCTACAAAGTGATTATGCATGGCTGAACAAGGATACATGGTGACTGCAAATCTACTTAAAACTCTTAAGCCTTTGCTCTAACACTTTTAATTGTCTTTTCTCCAAGTCATGACAGATTAAGTAATACCACAGTCTAAGTATACAAGAAACTTATCAAGGATGCTTACCCCCAGTGTCATAACTGTTAATATCCCAGACAAATCCTTGAACAAATATCTTGTGCTCATACATGGCTATAAGCAGAAAGAGATTTATCAATTAACTTTATGATAAAGTCTCAATAAGCATTCACAGATGAGAGATCTATTTACTCACCAATGACAGCTCCCAGAGTAAATGGGTTGAGTTTAGTAAATATGATGTTGGTTGGTTGATTCCCCTCAAAGACCTTTCAAAGCAAGAGTTACATTTCTATCTAGTATGTTCTAAAACTTGGATTAGAAAGTTGAACTTCATATTTTCCTTACAGTCCATATGGTACTAGCTGTATTAGCAGCAAAATCAAATCCTGAAAACTTTAAAGGCTAACAGCTTCAACCATAGAATTGTatcattttcatgttttattacaAACACAATGCCAAAATGTTACATCCAAGTACTATTACTGATTACTACAGTCTACAGGAAGTAAAAGACAAGTTAATACCCTAGGGCCAGTGATAAGATACCTCATCTTTTCTAAAGTGTCTCAAAAGGCTTTCAGATAATCACACTTAAGCATGAATACTATTCACAGACTGCTCTGCAAGACCTGACAAGGTAGAACCTGTAACAAATTTCACAGCTGTCAAGACAGTAGCACTTGACAGCCATCAGAGGGTACTGCTCCAAGAGGGTACAAACTCCAGCTAGCAACAGACCACCATGTTATCTAGTCAGAGGAAAGCTGTCAAGTGCCAAAGCCTGGTTACCTTATGGGGAAGGAATTTCTCCAGAACATCTCCACTCAGTCCTGCTCCTTGAAGGTCCTTACAAGCTTCATCAGCAGTCTTTCCTTTCATCAAGGCCTCAGTCTGAGCAAGGAAGTTGGCCAAAAGGATCTAGCAggtagaaataaaaacatcaacTCAAGATACCGTTTCCTTAGCTGGAACATGATACCTAGTGCTTGAACCTAGACTATAATTACAACACTTGGGTTTTAACACTATAGCAGCAGGATGTGTAGCAGTTATAGCTGCATAGTGACTGCTATTGCTTTTTAGCTCAGAGTGCCAGGAAACTTGGTTACTGTCTGAATAGTACATGTATCCATAGACAACCAGGAGTGTTCTGCAAAGGCCTGCCTCTGATGAAACTGACAACAAGCCTTCCAGTGAGAAGAGAGGAGCCAGGATTTCACACACCTTTTCAGCCAGTATAGTCTATACTTTGTCCCATACTAAATCATGGTTGTAGATTCaactggacagggtgctgggtcATCTAGTCTAGATCATGCTTTAtcaagaaaggttggaccagattATCCCTGAGGATATCCCTTCCAAGCTGGGATTCTACAATATGCAACCAACTAAGACATACTTtatatgaacaaaaaaaaaaaaatacacccccaaaaaacaccacaaacaaaACTACACAGCATACCAATCCCTACCAATACAAGTTTTTAGTCTATTTCTTTCCTAATGTTAGCTTGCAAATTAACATGTACTTCTATCCTACTCATTACATTGAGAATAAACTTATATCTACAGTTGAATGAAaccttttctccccttcttttgCAAAGCCATGTTCTTCTTAAACTTTTGCCTGGACTTGGTATTACTTTATAAAAAGTTACACAATTTAATAGAAATTGAAATCTGAAATCCTTAAAAGATTGAAATTTAATGAAGGAACATGCTTTTTCTGAAGCATGCACTAATTAGACCTGGACATGTTTCCACCtacaaaatttaaaattgtTAAGCAGTTAACTGCAAATTTAGTTGGATGATACATTAAAATTGGGCTTGTTAAATTATTTGTGTAGAAGGCTTTTGTCCTAGCCATGCTAGTATACTCATTAAATTTTGTCCTTGAGCAAGACTTGAAAAAACTTGCTCATAGATGCTGCTGCATCAGCTCTGAGAATTTACTTCTAAATGCAAGAATTATATTCCTTACAATTCCTACAAGTTCTCTCCTAATACTTAATTGATCAACTCTCCAGTCTCCATAGGCCAACAGGCCACATCACTGATCTGCCTCAAGAACCATGGCTGCAGTTTCAAGAACTGAAATACAACTATATTACATACATTACATATTTTCAACCCTGTTGTGAAAGTTCACAGAGCATGTGCAGAGTTTCAAAGAGGCATTTGGAAATCTTGTACACTACAATACTGAGTAAGCTTCAGCACCTTCAGCCACAGTAATATGGGTGCCCTGACAAAGAACTTATTACCTTGTGATGCATGCCATTTCTGACTGGATGCTGGGTCTGGACTGGGATCAGAAAGTCACAAGGAATCATGTGAGTTCCTGTAAGAAAAGGCACATTAATAACCCTGCAACATGAACATCATAGAAAACACTTCAACTCTCAACTCTTTTAGCTACTGGAAGACTCAGCCActtaaaaaaacttttaaataaattaatttaaaaagctttttattaatAGCAGAGGGAAGTGACAATGCAGCTCAGTAGTTTCAGCTTTAGTTGACCCTCCTTATTGTAAGGTTAAAACCTGCCTCTTGTACCCTTAAAAAGCCACTAAAATTAATAGCACCAGAGCAATGTGATGCTAGGCAAGATAAGAGTCCAACCTTTAAACCAGTGTCAAATCTGCAGACACTCTTGCAGCTTTGTAGCCATTCAGAATTTAATTCCAAACTAAAGTACCGAATAACTTCATTTTACCTTGATGAATGAGTTGATAAAAAGCATGCTGCTCATTGGTGCCAGGCTCTCCCCACACAATAGGGCCAGTACTGCAGTCCACTCGAGAGCCTTTCTTGGTAATGTATTTGCCATTAGATTCCATATCACcctaaaaggaaagaagggcTGTATCACTGTTCTTGCAGAACTACAAGTTTCCATACATAATTCAGCTATCATGAGTGTTGCCTATTTATAGAGGCTTCATAAAAATCAGGGATACACCTGCTTAATTTACAGACATTGAGATAATTGAGGTCTGAGGAGGGGAAATCTAACTTAACTGAGCAAATAAGTAGATATTCATCATGGCAGCAGTCTCTTTAGGCCCTCGATAACATAAGTAACTGCAATTTTAACCTAGAAACATGCATTCAGGTTCTAGAACCAGGATGGAAGCTTATCTACATACTTGCTTCTATGAAACCTTTACTCTGAGCCTTACCTGCTGGAAGTAAGCAGCAAAGCGGTGCATGTGTTGGTCATAGGGCAGAAGGGCATGGGTTTCACATCCATAGCAGTTTATATACCAGACCCCCAGCATGGCCAAAAGAACAAGCATGTTCTTCTCCAGCGGGGCAGTGTGGAAGTGATTATTCTATGTgacacaaaggaaaacacttttgATAAAGCAAAAGTCATTCCTCCCAACtcttaaattgtttttattgttgttttgatCCAGATAGCTTCCCATGCACAGTTGTTTTAGGAGCATTGATAGGACATAAGACGCTGAACTTCAAAGACCAACCTGTCTTCAGTTATCTTACTAACAGCTCTTAAGAGGAACATCCAAAATAAGCATCCAATTACTCACCATCCAGTGGGCTCCTGCAAGCAGGCTCTCAAAGTTGTCAAACCCTAAATGGAAAAAGTCAGTTTGAATTTATTACAACTCaaactttattttccttgtagAGACAACTGTAAAACAGTTAAAATTCCTTGTATGGCACAAGGCTCCCATCTGGTAATGGAGTTTAAAGTTGCACTTTGACTTCTCACAAAATTTGCATCCCATAGTGCCATATGCAGTTATAATAGAGGCTTGGACTTTAGAGAAAGTCCAACTTCATGAAGCAtacaaaaaccacacacaccccacacaccctAGGACAAGGCTAGTATAGCAGGCATTTGTGTTTGTCTGAGGAGAAACAACTGTAGTATGGTTTTCTCAAAAAAGGTTCCCCTTTATAATtagtgtattttaaatgctattcATTTCCACTAATGAGTAGTTTCATACCATCCCATCCTGCAAAGCCAGGTATTCCAATTTTTATGTGGAAAAATTGTGTTGAAGTGTTTCACAATTAGAGCAGCAGCTCTACCTATGGTCAAAAGCCAGCTTCAGGAGGTGAAGGATTTAAGAGCAAGAAGGCCTGATAAACTGGCATGTCAGCAGTCAGCTGACAGCAGTCAGATCTGTCTGACAGCAGAGATGAACAGTTTATTACAGACAAAATAGCAAATGCCTGAATAAAATTTTGCTGTTCACATAGGTTTTTCTACACATGAAAACTCCTATTCATATCATTCCAAAACCaccaatgtttttcttctaaccTCAGTTTAAGGGAAGTCTAGCTTCAGACtttaaatatctgaaagaaGCCATGAGGGAACAAATGCAAGGCTGCTGAACAGCCTGCTTACCAGGAAATAGCAGCTCTTTGAGCTCTTTCACATTAACTGTACTCTCCACCTGTATTTGAGATCTGCATCAGAAATGCCCATGCTACAATACAAGTAGATGGGAATTTGCTTCAAGGGTCTAATGTTTGCTCTACAATGAACTGCAGATAGAAGCAGCATTCCTGTATCATCAAGCCCTATAGCCTAGAAAAATAAGTTCTGGGGACAAAAAGTAATAATGAGAAGAGACCATTAACAACACTAAATGGAGCTCACATGCAGAACTAGAGACATAGGGTTTTGATGTTTAGCATGTATATACTCACAGAAGCCACTCAAATAGTTCAGGAATATCAGTTTCAAGGTCCAATTTTCAACACAGATATAGCTTTACATAACAAGCACTTTTGGCTATGCAAGTGACTCGAGATGAAATTTGACTATTTCTACTTAAGTATGGGTAATCTCCAAAACTGCATTTACAGTACTAAAAACTTCAACACTACTATtgtgttagatttttttttttagcacagcCAACCACTTGGTAGATTGTGTCAAATATTTTCCCCCAAACACATTATCATTGATAAATTCCATAGTTATATTCCTGAAGCAAACAGACATCATAAGAATACCTACCAATATGCAGGGCAATGGAGAGACCAATGGCAGACCACGGAGAATAGTAGCCATCAACCCACTGAAAACAAGAGACCAGTTTGGACAGAAATGCAAGGCTTTTAAATCTAAACTTATTCAAACTATAAGGAAACAGCACTATGTGCTTAGAATATTTTCAGCAAAACCAATATTGTTTCTGGTGTTAATTCATTGTGTATTATAAGGCATGGTCAAGGGAACCTACACCTTACAGTAGTTCCCTCATAATTCCTTAAGTATGCATTTTTTGACACTTTAAAGTTAACCTACTCATCCAATTTATGTCACATCTATTGAAGATCTCCTGATGATTCCAATTAATTTCCTATTATTAAAATTGCACCTTGTATTAACTGCTTTCCTAATGTCACTCCTCTATAAGTAAAGTCTGCTTCAGCAAGATTATGACACTAAGGAAGGGTAAGTCTCTACAtaacagcagctttaaaaatctAGTTTGTCAGGCACATAGTCAATGAGGCATAAAACAAACTGTTTCTAGTTAAGTATAAAGGCCAAAACAAAGGCAATATACTTAAAATATGCAACTcctaaaaaatataaaattctcTCCCATTTCTGACACTTGACCTTTACAAGCCTAGATTATATACAGTAGACCCCCAGTCAAATGTCACAGCTTAGAGTTTCAATACATCAGTTGGATTATTCTAACAGTTAACATCTACCACACATTGGACATTTACTTACATCCCAAAACTCAAAAACTCAAACATGTTTTCTGGGTCAACTCTAAAGTCTTTACCATAAGTAAAACCAGCAATCTTTAAAAGCTTTGACTAGCAAATAAAGCACACAAGTTGGATACCTGTGGAAATGCtgaaagagccaaggccatgtagtgagcaatcccaataccctgagccttgttactgtaaagtaagaagattcttggcaggcataagcaaggtcaattgtcttgttaggcctctgtaattttccgctgaaaacgtgcagagaatgatctctgccaaggttgtagtttcccactgtatttttagagtaaggtatttaatcacaattataacaagttataaacattagttctgtaaacgatagtaacctctagactaaccaatcagagctcagtatccaaggctgttacataagggagtaagggtataagaagagcactgtatctaataaagtttggcaatcgtttGATCATATTGATGGTCTCTGCattgtccgggactcctgcgtcaacagaTACctattagggttaggggtttAAAATGAGGCCATCCTAAAggtacataaaaaaataaaatatatttgttataCTTACAGCATTGGTagacaaaacaacaaaatgcttGGCCACAGCTGAAGGCTTAATTAAGAGTGTTAGTTCTAGAATGCCAACTATTGAGTTCTGTTCATAAAGCTGATCTGCTACCATTTAAAAAAACTACTGCTCACTATCCAAAGTTATTTTTGCATTATCAACTTGAAATTACTTTATTCACATTAAGTGTGGGATTTAGCAGCATATCAGCCTGAAGGTGACATTCTGATGAAGCCCTCTGGAAGCAGTCGTTACTTAGAGTGACACACCATTTCCTTAAGAGTGTTATTGgtttgtgtcgtggtttaaaccaatcaGCACAGCTTGTGTgttttaaaaccccacctcagtctcccacagcaccacacaccccttccccactcccagagggagtaactcccatgggttgagataaaaccaatccagtaactaaggtataacacaaattactactgctaccactaataaaaataatgatagaggaaataaacaaggagagagaatacgataccacccgccaaaacgagcccaacccgaagagagctaactcccccccttccggctaacttccagttacctccccaagcatgacgtgctatggtatggaatacctctttggctagcctgggtcaggtgtcctatctctccttcctccctggcagagcatgaggctccgaaaagtccttggacaaatcaaacatttgagcagtaactcaaaacatacttgctatcagcaactgttcccagcccgaaagtcaaaacacagcactgcaccagctaccaagaaggagaaaaaacgactgctactgctgaacccaggacagtttgGAACATCACTACTACCACTTTGGAGCAGATAGAGTTTGTTGTACATGCACTACCCTTTCATCAAGACAACTGGTATTACTGATAAATCCCAAGCTCCAGATTTAGACTTTGGTCTTTCAGCAAGTGTTCTGGTGGACAAAGATAATGTGTCTGCAACAGTAGTGTAATAAGCAGTTTCAAAGCCCAGCTTTCAAACAAAGTGCAACTACCCTGACTGGAACATGTTAAAGACCATCTTAATAACCTGAGCGGACAGTATctgctttttattcctcttaAGGGTTAAAAATAAGATAATGAACCAAATACAGGGTTTCTATTCATAGCACAGCCATCTGCCATGGAATTGTCAGTATATCACTTCAACCGTAACTTCTACTTTTTAAATATCTGCCAATTGGAAGGTAATGCCACATAGACACCATATTCTTGGCTTTTTATATCAGTAGCTCCATTAAATTACTAGCCAGCTCTAAGGCTAATATAACACTATTACTTAACAGGCAGGACTTGGGAGAACAATGTATTACAACCATTT
The genomic region above belongs to Melopsittacus undulatus isolate bMelUnd1 chromosome W unlocalized genomic scaffold, bMelUnd1.mat.Z SUPER_W_unloc_1, whole genome shotgun sequence and contains:
- the LOC117438173 gene encoding LOW QUALITY PROTEIN: glucose-6-phosphate isomerase-like (The sequence of the model RefSeq protein was modified relative to this genomic sequence to represent the inferred CDS: deleted 2 bases in 1 codon) gives rise to the protein MVISITISRQFSRVLKGHTKTSELSYDAVNCLVGELTFTTQETITNAETAKEWFLHAATDPSAVAKHFVVLSTNASKLLKIAGFTYGKDFRVDPENMFEFEFWDWVDGYYSPWSAIGLSIALHIGFDNFESLLAGAHWMNNHFHTAPLEKNMLVLLAMLGVWYINCYGCETHALLPYDQHMHRFAAYFQQGDMESNGKYITKKGSRVDCSTGPIVWGEPGTNEQHAFYQLIHQGTHMIPCDFLIPVQTQHPVRNGMHHKILLANFLAQTEALMKGKTADEACKDLQGAGLSGDVLEKFLPHKVFEGNQPTNIIFTKLNPFTLGAVIAMYEHKIFVQGFVWDINSYDTGVELGKQLAKKIEPELESDAPVTSHDSSTNGLISFIKKHRA